The sequence CGCCCGCGCCGCGCAGCTCCTCGGCCGTGCGGTTCGCCTCGGCGAGGATGACCGTCACGTCGCGGTCCGCGCGGGCGCGGATCGAGGCGGCGCGCTGTGCGCCCTGGGCGCGCAGGTCCGCGGCCTCGCGCTCACGCTCCGTCTGCATGCGGCGGAACACCGCCTCGGCGTTGGCCGTCGGCAGGTCGACGCGGGTGAGGCGCACGTCGATGACCTCGATGCCGAGCTGGGCCGCCTGCCGGTCGACGATGTCCTGGATGCGCTCCATCAGCTCGACGCGGTTCGTGCGGATGATTTCCGGGAACGAGGCGTTGGCGAGCACGTTACGCATCGCGGAGTTGATGAACGACTGCAGGCGGGCGTTCGCGTTGGTGAGGTTGTTCACCGCCTGGTAGAACCGCAGCGGGTCGGTGATGCGGTAGCGCGAGAAGGCGTCGACCTCGAGGTTCTGCCGGTCGGCGGAGAGCACCGTCTGCGGCTGCAGGTCGAGCGCCAGGACCCGCTTCTCGATCGGCAGCACCACGTCGATGAAGGGCGCCTTCACGTAGAGGCCGGGCTCGGTGATGACGTTGCGCACGGCGCCGAAGCGCAGCACGACGGCCTGCTCGGTCTCGCGGACGGTGAACAGGGCTGCCCAGGCGACGACGATCGCGACGACCAGGACGATGATCGCGCCGAGGCGCAGGATCGGGTTTCTCATCGCGTGGCTCCCTGGGACTCGAGACGACGCTGGACCTCCGGCAGCGGCAGGTAGGGCACGACGCCTTCGCCCTGGCCGTTCTGGTCGATCAGCACCTTGTCGGTGTTGCCGAACACCCGCTCCATCGTCTCGAGGAAGAGACGATCGCGCGTGATCTGCGGCGCGTTGGCGTATTCGGCGTAGATCTGGTTGAAGCGGGCGGCCTGACCCTCGGCCTGGTTCACGACCTGCTCGCGATAGCCTTCGGCCTGCTGGACGATGCGCGCGGCCTCGCCTCGGGCCTCGGGAACGACGCGGCTCGCGTAGGTCTCGGCCTCGTTCTGGAGGCGCACCAGGTCCTGCTGGGCGGCGTTGACGTCGAGGAACGCTTCGCGCACCTGCGCCGGCGGCACGGCCGCCTGCAGCTGCACGACGCGGATGATCACGCCGGCGCCGTACTGATCCAGCGACTGCTGCATCAGGTCCTGGACCTCGGCGGTGATCTCGCCCTGCTCGGTGGTGAGGATCGCCTGGATGTCGCGGCGGCCGATAACCTCGCGCATCGACGACTGGGCGATCGAGTCGATGGTCGCCTCGGGGTTGGCGATGTTGAAGACGAAATTGTCGGCGTTGGCCGGGTCGATCTGCCACTGCACGTCGAAGTCGATGTCGACGATGTTCTCGTCGCCGGTCAGCATCAGCGATTCCTCGAGGACGTCGCGCTGCTGGCCCGGACTGACGGAGCGGTAGCCGATCTCGGTGCGGTTGACCTGCGTGACGTTCGGCTTGACGACCTCGCCGATCGGGAAGGGCAGGTTGTAGTTCAGGCCCGGCGCCGTCTGGCCGACGAAGCGGCCGAAGATCAGGTTGAGGCCGACCTCGTTCGGGCGGACCGTGTAGAAGCCCGTGAGCAGCCATACCGCCACGACCGCGACGAGGATCAGCGCGATCCCCTTGCCGCCGAGGCCGCCGCCGCCGGGAACGATGTTGCGCAGCCGGTCCTGGCTGCGGCGCAGGATCTCCTCGAGATCGGGCTGGTTGCCGCCGCCGCCGCCGCCCGTCGGGCCGCCGCCTCCGCCGCCGCCCCAGGGTCCTCCCGACCCGCCGCCGCGCTGGCCCCAGGGGCCGCCGCTCTGGTTGCTCCAAGGCATCGTGCGCCTTTCCCTCTCGTCAGAACCGAAAAATACTTGTCTGGCGTGTGTATCCGGCCGCGCGACCCGAGTCTCCCGGACGCCGCGACCGCCAAGCCTGAGGTGGGGCTTCGCGGGCGCGAAGTCAATCGGACGAGCGCGCCGCTTTCCGTTCCAAGTCGATGAAGGCGAAGGCGTGTTCGTCCTCCGGACCGGCCGGATGCGGCTCGTGGAAGGTCTCACGAAACGCGTTCCGGTCAAAGTCCGGAAACACGGCGTCGCCCTCGGGCTCGGCCTCGACCCGGGTCAGATACAATTTGGAGGCGTAGGGCAGCGCCAGGGCGTAGATCTCCCCGCCCCCGGCCACCACGATCTCGGCGGCTCCCATGCGCGCGGCGATGGTGTCGGCGACCGCCATCGCCGTGTCGAGGCTCTGGGCGGTGTGGACGCCCGGCGCCTCGAAATCCGGGTCGCGGGTGAGCACCACGGTCTCGCGCCCCGGCAGGGGCTTGCCGATCGACTCGAAGGTCTTGCGGCCCATGATCAGCGGCTTGCCCATGGTGAGCGCGCGAAATCGCCGCAGATCGCTCCTGAGGCGCCAGACCAGCTGGTTCTCGCGGCCGATCACGCCGTTGCGCGCCACGGCGGCGACGAGGACGACGGGCTTCATGCCGCACCCTCCCGCGGCGCCGCGTCCGCCAGCCGCTCCAGCGCCTCCCCGGTCACCCGCATCACCGTCCATTCGTCCATCGGGATCGCGCCGAGCGACCTGTAGAAGGCGATGGACGGCGCGTTCCAGTCGAGCACCCACCATTCGAGCCGGGCCAGCCCCTCCTCGCGGCAGCGCGCGGCGAGGCGCACGAGCAGCGCCTTGCCGATGCCGCGGCCGCGCGCGCTCTCCCGGACGTAGAGATCCTCGAGATAGAGGCCGTGCCGGCCGCGAAAGGTGGAGAAGTTGTAGAACCACAGCGCGAAGCCGACGGGCTCGCCGTCCCATTCGGCGATGTCGCAGAAGACGAGCGGGCGCTCGCCGAAGAGCGACGCGTCCAGCATCGCCTCGGTGGCGTCGACCTCGTGCGAGAGGCGCTCGTAGTCGGCGAGCTCGCGCACGAAGCCGAAGACCAGCGGCGCGTCGCCGGGCCGCGCGGGGCGGATCGAAAGGCTCATCGTCCGTCCCCGCCCGTGATCGCCACGGCGCGACGCGACCAGCGATGCTCGGCGAGCGCCCGCAGGAGGCAATCGGCGCAGTCCGCGCGGCTGATCGTGCCGCCGTTGAAGCCGGTGAGATCCTCGAGCACGCGATAGGTCCCGGTATAGGGGCCATGGGTCAAAACGACCGGGCGGATGACGGTCCAGTCCCGGTCGGAGGCGCGCAGGAGCTCCTCCTGCCGGGTCTTGTCGGCGTAGATCGCGCCGAGCGCGAAGGGCATGGCGACGGCGTCGTAGAGAAAGCCGCCGTGCCCGCGGCTGTCGCCCGAGCCGACGCCGGTGATCACGCCGATGCGCATGACGCCCCTCGCGCGCATGGCGTCGAGGAGCCGCTCGGTGCTCTGCGAGAAGATCGTCACCGGCTTGCCGACGTCGGGGCCGTACGATCCCGCGCCGAGGCAATAGGCGACGGCGTTGGCGCGCTCCAGCGCCTCCTCGGCGACGCCTTCCTCCAGGATCGAGCCGCGCACGTGAGTGAGATTGTCGGCCGCGGCCGGGCCGAGGCTCCGGCCCACCGCGACGACGTGGTGTCCCGCGGCCCGGGCCTGCTCGGAAAGCGCCTTCCCGATGCCCCGCGTCGCGCCGATGATGGTCAGCCGCATGTCTCTCCTCGAGCCGGCGCGGGAGCGCCGGCGGTCAATTGTTGGCGGCGAAGTCCGCGAACTCGCGCATCAGGTCCGACCAGACCACGAACGTGTCGTCGAGGTTAGCGCGCGAGACGCCGTGAGCAAGGTTGACGGTGATCTCGACGACGTAGTCGCCCTCATCGTCGACATAGGCGCGGCCGAAGATCGCGTTCTTGTTGAAGTCGTTCACGGCGTCGAGCGAGGACGACTCGACGTCCCAGATGGCGCTGAACAGGATCGTGTCGCAGCCGGCGTTCTTCTCGCAGCCGTAGAAGTAGACGCTGTAGACGTTCCCGTCGATGCGCCCCTGAAGCAGCGGATCGCCCACCGGGTCCGTCTCCAGCGCGGCGGAACCGAAGCCGCGGGCGAGATCGAGGATCGCCTGCGGATCCGAGCCGTCGATCGCGGACTGCGCGGACACGCCGCTCGCCCCCAGAACCATCGCCGCGGCGAAAGCCGCGATCCGACCATGACGCGCCATGGCGCCCTCCCCCCTTCGATCGGCGACGTTTCGCCGCGCGGCGCACGCTACGCCGCGGCGGGCGGGCCGGCAAGCGTCCGCGGCATGCGATCGGGCGCGGCCCCATTCGGCCTCCTCTCGCGTTGTGTCCCCAGCCGAGGCGACACGACGAGAGGACGAGACAGATGACCGAACGACACGGCGCCTTCCCGCAGACGATGGACATCGAGGCCGGCGTGCCGCTCGCCGATCTCCCCGACGGCGCCACCGTCGCCGGCGAATGGCGGGGCGAGAAGGTCCTCGTCGCCCGGCGCGGCGAGGAGGTGCTCGCGGTGGGCGCGTCGTGCACGCATCTCGGCGGGCCGCTGGCGAAGGGGCTCGTGGTCGAGGACACCGTGCGCTGCCCCTGGCACCACGCCTGCTTCTCGCTGCGCACCGGCCGCGCGCTCGAGGCGCCCGCCTTCGATTCCCTTCCGCGCTACGCGGTCGAGATCCGCGACGACCGCGTCTTCCTCGTCGACGAGATCGCGCCCGATCCGGGCAAGGGGCTCGCGCACGGGGAGGACCGCATCGTCATCGTCGGCGGCGGCGCGGCCGGCTTCGCGGCGGCGGACCAGCTGCGGCGGGAGGGCTATGCGGGCGCGGTGGTGATCCTCTCGGAGGACGCCGACCCGCCCTACGACCGCACCATGCTGTCGAAGGCCTTCCTGCAGGGCGGCAAGAGCGCGGACGCGCTCGACATCGCCACGGAGGGCGGGCTCGAGGGGGTCGACGTCCGTCTGGCCACGCGGGTGAGCGCGATCGACACCGCGGCGAAGACCGTGACCCTCGCCGACGGCGGCGCGCTGTCCTACGCGAAGCTCCTCCTCGCCACCGGCGGCGAGCCGAACGCGCCCGAATTTCCCGGCGCCGACCACGAGGCGGTGCGCCTCCTGCGCTCCTTGCGCGACGCCGAGGGGATCGTCTCGCGGCTCTCCGACGGCGCGCGCGTCGTGATCATGGGCGCGAGCTTCATCGGCATGGAGGCCGCGGCGGCGCTGACGAAGCGCGGCTTGGCCGTGACGGTCGTCGCGCCGCAGGACAAGCCGATGGCGGGCGTGTTCGGCGAGGCCTTCTCCGACATGCTGCGCGCGCTCCACGAGGAGAACGGCGTGACCTTCCGGCTCGGGCGCACGATCGAGGGCTACGAGAACGGCGAGGCCGTGCTCGACGACGGCGCCCGGCTGCCGGCGGATCTCGTCCTCGTCGGCATCGGCGTGCGGCCGCGCACGGCCTTGGCCGAGGCGGCGGGGCTCGAAGTGGAGAACGGGGTCGTGGTCGATGCGACGATGCGCACCAGCGCCGAGGACGTCTACGCCGCCGGCGACATCGCCGCCTTCCCCGACCCGGTCGGCGGGGAGCGCATCCGGGTCGAGCACTGGGTCGTCGCCCAGCGCCTCGGCCAGACCGCGGCGCTCGCCATGATGGGCCGCGTCGCCGCCTACGACGACCCGCCCTTCTTCTGGACGAAGCAGTACGACCTCTCCGTCCGCTATGTCGGCCACGCGAAGGGGTTCGACCGCGTCGAGATCGAGGGCGACCCGTCGGCCCGCGACGCCCTCGCCCGCTTCATCGTCGACGGCGAGACCCGCGCCGTCGCCACCGCCGGCCGCGACGCCGCGGCGCTGGAGGAGAGCGAGGCGATGCGCCGGGGGTGAGAGGGCGCGGCGGGGACATCTGTCCGGGTCGTCATCCCCCGTCCAGCGCGTGCAGCGCGTCGGAGGCGAACTGGCGCAGGGCCATCACGACGAGCACCGCGGCCGTGGCGACGATCAGGACCCACGGGCCGACGAACCAGCCGAGATAGCCCAGCGCGAAGAAGAAGGCCCGCTGGCCGCGGTTGAAGTGGCGACCGGCGACGATGGTCATCTCGGCCGCGCGCTCCGCGCCGATCTCCGCCTCGGGCGCCGCCGCGTCCTGGGGCACGGCGCCGAGCAGGATCGCGGCGTAGTTGAACAGCCGGTAGGACCAGGCGAACTTGAAGAAGGCGTAGACGAAGATCACGCCGAGCCCGAACACCTTCGCCTCGAAGGCGAGTCGGGTCGTGGCGACGCCGAAGGGCAGGTCCGCGAACAGGGCGAGCGCGGTCTCCGTCGCCTGGATCAGCGCCAGCACGCCGCCGACGGCGAACAGCGCGGTCGAGGCGAAGAAGGCCGCGCCCGATTGCAGCGAGGCCATGATGGTGGAATCGACGATCCGGTTCTCGCGCGCGAGCAGCTGGCGCATCCACGCGCGGCGATGCTCCGCCATGCGGGTGTTCAGCGAGCGGCGCGACGGCCCGAGGCGCTCGACGGCGAGATGGTAGCCGCCCCAGGCCGCGAGGAAGAACAGGAGCGCGACGAGATCGAGCCGCGTGAACCCCTCGACCGCCTCCATGCCCTCGCCTCCCCGCCTTGCGCCCCGGCGCGCCCTGCGCCACCCTCGCGCCCCCGAACCCGGACCGGAGGCTCACGCGAGACCATGCCCCAGACCATCACGAAGGGCTACAAGGCGCTGCTCGAGGAGGCGAACGCCGCGATCGAGACGCTCCCGCCGACGGAGGCGATGGCGCTCGTCGGGCGCGAGGACGTGGTCTTCGTCGATCTGCGCGATCCGCGCGAGCTCGAGCGCGAGGGCCGCATGCCCGGCGCCGTGCACTGCCCGCGGGGCATGCTCGAGTTCTGGATCGACCCGGACAGCCCCTACCACAAGCCGGTTTTCGCGCAGGACAAGCGCTTCGTCTTCTTCTGCGCCGGCGGCTGGCGCTCGGCGCTCGCGGCGAAGACCGCGGCCGAGATGGGGCTCTCCCCCGTCGCCCATGTCGGCGGCGGCTTCAAGGCCTGGAAGGAGGAGGGCGGGCCCGTCGCCGACGGGGACCGCGGCGCGCCGCGAGGGTCGAAGAGCGGCGCTTGACATCACCCCCGGCGCATGAATGGTGCGCGCGACGTCATTCCAGACAACCAAGGTCGCCTCATGTCCGCCCCCAGCTCCGCTGCGATGCATCGCTACCGCACCCACACCTGCGCCGGCCTCCGCGAGAGCGACGTGGGCGAGACCGTGCGGCTGTCCGGCTGGTGCCACCGCATCCGCGACCATGGCGGCGTCCTGTTCATCGACCTGCGCGACCATTACGGCATCACCCAGATCGTGGTGGACCCGGACAGCGAGGCCTTCAAGACGGCCGAGACCGTGCGCTCGGAATGGGTCATCCGCGTCGACGGCAAGGTGAAGAAGCGCCCCGCCGGCACCGAGAACGCGGACCTGCCCACGGGCCAGGTCGAGGTCTACATCGGCGCGCTCGAGGTGCTCGGCCCCGCGGCCGAGCTGCCCATGCCCGTCTTCGGCGAGCACGACTACCCGGAGGAGATCCGGCTGCGCTACCGCTTCCTCGACCTGCGCCGGGAGAAGCTGCACGAGAACATCATGAAGCGCGGGCGGATCATCGACTCCATCCGCCGCCGCATGAAGGACCAGGGCTTCTTCGAGTTCCAGACGCCGATCCTCACCGCCTCCTCGCCCGAGGGCGCGCGCGACTTCCTGGTGCCCTCGCGGCTGCATCCCGGCAAGTTCTACGCGCTGCCGCAGGCGCCCCAGCAGTTCAAGCAGCTCGTCATGATGTCGGGCTTCGACCGCTACTTCCAGATCGCGCCCTGCTTCCGCGACGAGGACGCCCGCGCCGACCGCTCGCCGGGCGAGTTCTACCAGCTCGACGTCGAGATGAGCTTCGTCACCCAGGAGGACGTGTTCCAGGCGGTGGAGCCGGTGCTGCGCGGCGTCTTCGAGGAGTTCGCCGAGGGCCGGCGCGTCACGCCGGTCTTCCCGCGCATTCCCTACGCCGAGGCGATGCTGAAATACGGCATCGACAAGCCGGACCTGCGCAACCCGCTGATCCTCGCCGATGTCACCGAGCTCTTCGCCCGCGAGGACGTGACCTTCAACGCCTTCAAGAACATCGTGAAGCACGGCGGCGTGGTGCGCGCGATCCCGGCCCCGGGCGCCGGCGCGCAGCCGCGCTCGTTCTTCGACAAGCTCAACGACTGGGCCCGCTCCGAGGGCGCGGCCGGGCTCGGCTACGTGATCTTCGAGGAGGAGAACGGCGCGCTCGTCGGCAAGGGGCCGATCGCGAAGTTCATCCCCGACGAGGTGCAGGGGCTCATCGCCGTGGCGGCGAACGTCAAGGCGGGGGACGCGGTGTTCTTCTCCGCCGGCGACAAGGGCAAGGCCGTGGCGCTCGCCGGCAAGGCGCGCACGCGCATCGGCGAGGAGCTGGGGCTGATCGACGCCGACCAGTTCGCCTTCTGCTGGATCACCGACTTCCCGATGTACGAGTGGGACGAGGACGAGAAGAAGATCGACTTCTCGCACAACCCCTTCTCCATGCCGAACTACGACATGGAGAAGTTCCTCGCGCTCAACCCGGCGGACTACGACGAGATCCTGGGTATCACCGCCTGGCAGTACGACATCGTCTGCAACGGCATCGAGCTCTCCTCGGGCGCCATCCGTAACCACCGCCCCGAGATCATGAAGAAGGCCTTCGGGCTGGCCGGCTACAGCGAGGACGTGCTGGAGGCCAAGTTCGGCGGCATGCTGCGCGCGCTCGCGCTCGGCGCCCCGCCCCACGGCGGCATCGCGCCGGGCATCGATCGCATCGTCATGCTGCTGTGCGGCGAGCAGAACCTGCGCGAGGTCGTTCTCTTCCCGATGAACCAGAAGGCGGAGGACCTGCTCATGGGCGCGCCCTCCGACGTGACGGCGAAGCAGCTGCGCGAACTGCACATCCGGCTCAACCTGCCGGAGTGAGGCGCGCAGCTCACGGCAGCGTCAGCCGCCCGTCGGGCTCGATCGTGACGAAGGGGTTGTGGGCGACCTCCCAGAGGATGCCGTCCGGGTCGGCGAAATAGCCGGAATAGCCGCCCCAGAACGCGCGCGCGGCCGGCTTCGCCAGCCGGGCGCCGGCCGCGACGGCCTGCGCAAGGACGGCGTCGACCTCCGCCTCGCCGCGCGCGTTGTAGGCGAGCGTGAAGCCGCGGAACGCCGGCGCGTCGCCGCCCTCGACGTGCGCGTCCTCCGAGAGGGCGGCCGAGGGATAGAGCGCCAGCGCCATCCCGCCGAGCTGGATGAAGACGATGCGCGCGTTGCTCGCCGGCGAGACGCGCCAGCCGAGGCCGCCCTCGTAGAAGGCGCGCGAGCGCGCCACGTCCGCGACCCCGAGCGTGACGATGCTCAGCCTCTGCTCCATGGCGCGCCCCCTCCCCGCCCTCAGCGAGCGCCTTCCAGATCCCGGCCCAGCTCCTGCAGCGCGCGGCCGAAGGCCTCGCCGCTCTCGCGCAGGGTGCGCTCGAAGCTCTCGGAGAGCCGCACGTCGGCGTCCGGGCAGTCGGGCACGCCCTCAGGGCGCAGGCGCGGGGTGATGCCGGTGCCGGGCGCGACGAGATAGGCGCAGCCCGTGTCGGGGTCGCTCCAGATGAAGGGCTCGGTGTCGTCCTGCGCCTGCGCCGCCGCCATGGCGGCGAGGAGCGCGAGAACGGCGAGAGTCGGGCGGATCATCGTCTTTCTCCAATCGTTCAGTGCGCGAAACCGACGCTCGCGAGCAGCTCGGTCTCGACGGCGCGGGAACAACAGCCGGGAGCCGCGCCGGTTCGCGTCGCCGCGAGAGGGCCGCAAACGAAAACCCCCGCGCGGGTGCGCCGCGCGGGGACCGAAACGTCTCGCGTCGCGGGCGCGCGGCCCGCGGCGGGATCACATCTCGCGATACGTGCCGTCTTCCCAGACGTACCAGACGTAGTTCGCCTCGACGGGGTCGCCGACATCGTTGAAGTCGATCTCGCCCAGCACGGTGTCGAAGGTGGTGGCGTCGAGCGCGTCGACCACGCCCTCGAAGTCCGTCGAGCCGGCCTCGAGCACCGCGTCGCGCCACGCCTCGATCGCGGCGTAGGTGTAGAGCGTGTAGCCCTCGGGGTTGATGCCGCGCGCCTCGAAGGCGGCGACCGCCTCCTGGGCGGACTCGTACTTCCGCGGGTCGGGCGAGAAGGTCATCATCACGCCGTTGCCGAGGTCGCCCGTGATCGACCAGAACTCGTCGGTGACGAGCGCGTCGCCGGAGACGAGCTGCGCCTCGAGGCCCTGCTCGCGCATCTGGCGCAGGATCAGGCCGGCCTCGGTGTGGTAGCCGCCGATGTAGACCGCCTTGATGCCCTCGGCGTTGAGGCGCGACACGAGAGCGGAGTAGTCGCGCTCGCCGGGCGTGTAGGCCTCGAACATCTTCGCCTCGACGCCCGCGGCCTCCATGGCCTTGCGGGTCTCCTCGGCGAGGCCCTGGCCGTAGGCGGTGCGGTCGTGGAGGATCGCGACGTCGCCCTCGGGATAGTTCGTGGCGAGGAACTCGCCGGCGACCACGCCCTGCTTGTCGTCGCGGCCGCAGACGCGGTAGATGCCCGGGCCCGGACGATCGTCGGTCAGCGCCGGGTTGGTCGAGGCCGGGGAGATCTGGATGATGCCTTCCTCGGAATAGACCGCGGAGGCCGGGATCGACGAGCCGGAGCAGAAGTGGCCGGCCACGAAGACCACGCCCTCGCCGGCGAACTGGTTGGCGACGTTCACGGCCTGGCGCGGATCGCAGGCGTCGTCGCCGACGACGAGACGCAGCATCTCGCCGTTGATGCCCCCGTCGGCGTTGATCTGCTCGACCGCGAGCTCGGCGCCGTTCTTCATCTGCTCGCCGAAGGAGGCGTACTGGCCCGTCATCGGGCCGGCGACAGCGATCACGATCTCGGCCGAAGCGGGCGCGGAGGCCGCCATGAGCGCGCCGAACGCCACACCTGTCAGCATTCTTTTGGTCATCGGAACGTTCCCTTCTTTCGGATTAGACATCCCCGGAGCGGATGACGCTTGGCGAGCGCATCGCCGGGAGGCGGGGCCGCGCGCGCCGCGGCCGCAATTTCTGCGCATTTTGCGCAGCTTGTCGACTGGCTTTGCCGTTGTCAGTCGATTTTTCCGCCGGCGGGGGCCCGAGGCCGCCAGGTCAGCGGCGTCGAGGTCTCGTAGGCGAACCGGTATTGCCGGGTCATCAGGCCGGCGAGGGTGGCGCGGTGACCGAGCCACGCGATCCCCATCAGGATGACGGTGTCGACCGCGTAGTAATGCAGCGACAGGAGCGTGCCCCCGAACAGCGAGAAGTGGATGAAGCGCGCCGCCGCGCCGAGCAGCAGCATCCACGCCGCCGCCTGCCAGTAGGGCTCCCAGCTGCGGGCGATGGCCCGGCCCGACATCCAGGCCGCGCCGCCCGCGAGCACGACCGTGACGAAGAAGAAGACCCAGAAGGAGTTTTCCCACAGAATGCCCATCGCGCCCTCCCTCAGTGCCGTCCGCCTTCGAGGTAGGCCGCCCGGACCTCCTCCTTGGCCAGCAGCTCCCGGCCGCCGCCGGTCATCGTGATCAGCCCGTTGACCATCACGTAGCCGCGATGCGCGAGCTTGAGCGCGTGGTAGGCGTTCTGCTCGACCAGGAAGACCGTGAGCCCGTCGTCCCTGTTGAGCGCCTCGAGGCTCGAGAAGATCTGCTTCACGATCAGCGGCGCGAGGCCGAGGGAGGGCTCGTCCAGAAGCAGCAGCTTCGGGCGGCTCATCAGGGCGCGGGCGATGGCGAGCATCTGCTGCTCGCCGCCCGACAGCGTGCCGCCGCGCTGGTGCATGCGCTCCTTCAGCCGCGGAAAGAAGGCGAACACCTTCTCGAGGTCGGACTTGAAGTGGGTCCCGTCGGTGATCGACGCTCCCATCTGCAGGTTCTCGTAGACCGTCATGCGCGGGAAGATGCGCCGCCCCTCCGGAGACTGCGCGATGGAGAGCCGCGCGATCTTGTGGGTGGGCATCCGGGTGATGTCCTCCCCCATGTAGACGATCCGGCCCTCGCGCGCCTGCGGCTTGCCGAAGATGGTCATCATCAGGGTCGACTTGCCGGCGCCGTTGGCGCCGATCAGGGTGACGATCTCGCCCTTGTTCACGTGCACGTCCACCCCGCGCAGGGCGACGATGTTGCCGTAGTAGGTCTTGACGCCGGAGACGTCGAGCATCGCCTCGCTCATTGCCCCACCTCCGCCTCGACGGCTTCCACTTCCTCGTCGTCGACGCCGAGATAGGCGGCGATCACCTTGGGATCGTTCTTGACGAAATCCGGAGTGCCGTCGGAGATCTTCTTGCCGTAGTCGAGCACGACCACGTGGTCGGAAATCTCCATGACGACGCTCATGTCGTGCTCGATCAGGAGGAGCGAGGTCTCGCCCTCCCGCTTGATGCCGAGGAGAAGCTCGTTCAGCTCGGACGATTCGCGCGGGTTGAGGCCCGCCGCCGGCTCGTCGAGGCACAGCAGCACGGGATCCGAGCACATGGCGCGTGCGATCTCCAGGCGCCGCTGGTCGCCGTAGGGCAGGCTCGCCGCCGGCTCGTCGGCGCGGTGGATCAGGTTGATCCGCTCGAGCCAGCCCTTCGCCCGCTCGATCGCCGCGCGCTCCGCGTGCCGGTAGCGCGGCGCGCCGACGAGGCCGAGGAAGGTGAAGCCGGAGGCCCGCATCAGGTAGTGATGCTGGGCGACCATCAGGTTCTCGAGCACCGTCATGCCGCCGAACAGGCGGATGTTCTGGAACGTGCGCGCCACCTTGGCCTTGGCGTTCACGTCGTGGTCGGCCATGCGCTCGAGCAGGTAGAGCGCCTGTCCGCCGCCGTGCCAGGACTGATGGGGCGAATCGGTGAGCGGGTCGACGTGAGCGAAAGCCTCGCTCGAGCCGTGGGCGAGCGCCATGCGGCCTTCGGTGGGCTTGTAGAAGCCGGTGATGCAGTTAAACACCGTCGTCTTGCCGGCCCCGTTCGGGCCGATCAAGGCGGTGATCTCCCCGCGCCTCGCCTCGAAGGAGAGGTCGTCGACGGCCACCAGGCCGCCGAAGCGCATCGTCAGATGATCGATGCGCAGGATCGTGTCGTGCGCAGCCATCAGCCCTGCCCCTGCGATACCATGTCGGCGCCGACCTTCTTGCGTTCCTTCAGGAACACCGAGGGGGCGCGCGACGAGACCAGACCGCGCGGACGCCAGACCATGATGAGCACCATCATCGCCCCGAACACCAGCATGCGGTACTGCTCGAACTCGCGGA comes from Salinarimonas sp. and encodes:
- the aspS gene encoding aspartate--tRNA ligase, translated to MHRYRTHTCAGLRESDVGETVRLSGWCHRIRDHGGVLFIDLRDHYGITQIVVDPDSEAFKTAETVRSEWVIRVDGKVKKRPAGTENADLPTGQVEVYIGALEVLGPAAELPMPVFGEHDYPEEIRLRYRFLDLRREKLHENIMKRGRIIDSIRRRMKDQGFFEFQTPILTASSPEGARDFLVPSRLHPGKFYALPQAPQQFKQLVMMSGFDRYFQIAPCFRDEDARADRSPGEFYQLDVEMSFVTQEDVFQAVEPVLRGVFEEFAEGRRVTPVFPRIPYAEAMLKYGIDKPDLRNPLILADVTELFAREDVTFNAFKNIVKHGGVVRAIPAPGAGAQPRSFFDKLNDWARSEGAAGLGYVIFEEENGALVGKGPIAKFIPDEVQGLIAVAANVKAGDAVFFSAGDKGKAVALAGKARTRIGEELGLIDADQFAFCWITDFPMYEWDEDEKKIDFSHNPFSMPNYDMEKFLALNPADYDEILGITAWQYDIVCNGIELSSGAIRNHRPEIMKKAFGLAGYSEDVLEAKFGGMLRALALGAPPHGGIAPGIDRIVMLLCGEQNLREVVLFPMNQKAEDLLMGAPSDVTAKQLRELHIRLNLPE
- a CDS encoding VOC family protein, with the translated sequence MEQRLSIVTLGVADVARSRAFYEGGLGWRVSPASNARIVFIQLGGMALALYPSAALSEDAHVEGGDAPAFRGFTLAYNARGEAEVDAVLAQAVAAGARLAKPAARAFWGGYSGYFADPDGILWEVAHNPFVTIEPDGRLTLP
- a CDS encoding branched-chain amino acid ABC transporter substrate-binding protein, with the protein product MTKRMLTGVAFGALMAASAPASAEIVIAVAGPMTGQYASFGEQMKNGAELAVEQINADGGINGEMLRLVVGDDACDPRQAVNVANQFAGEGVVFVAGHFCSGSSIPASAVYSEEGIIQISPASTNPALTDDRPGPGIYRVCGRDDKQGVVAGEFLATNYPEGDVAILHDRTAYGQGLAEETRKAMEAAGVEAKMFEAYTPGERDYSALVSRLNAEGIKAVYIGGYHTEAGLILRQMREQGLEAQLVSGDALVTDEFWSITGDLGNGVMMTFSPDPRKYESAQEAVAAFEARGINPEGYTLYTYAAIEAWRDAVLEAGSTDFEGVVDALDATTFDTVLGEIDFNDVGDPVEANYVWYVWEDGTYREM
- a CDS encoding DUF6867 family protein, producing MGILWENSFWVFFFVTVVLAGGAAWMSGRAIARSWEPYWQAAAWMLLLGAAARFIHFSLFGGTLLSLHYYAVDTVILMGIAWLGHRATLAGLMTRQYRFAYETSTPLTWRPRAPAGGKID
- a CDS encoding ABC transporter ATP-binding protein: MSEAMLDVSGVKTYYGNIVALRGVDVHVNKGEIVTLIGANGAGKSTLMMTIFGKPQAREGRIVYMGEDITRMPTHKIARLSIAQSPEGRRIFPRMTVYENLQMGASITDGTHFKSDLEKVFAFFPRLKERMHQRGGTLSGGEQQMLAIARALMSRPKLLLLDEPSLGLAPLIVKQIFSSLEALNRDDGLTVFLVEQNAYHALKLAHRGYVMVNGLITMTGGGRELLAKEEVRAAYLEGGRH
- a CDS encoding ABC transporter ATP-binding protein; the encoded protein is MAAHDTILRIDHLTMRFGGLVAVDDLSFEARRGEITALIGPNGAGKTTVFNCITGFYKPTEGRMALAHGSSEAFAHVDPLTDSPHQSWHGGGQALYLLERMADHDVNAKAKVARTFQNIRLFGGMTVLENLMVAQHHYLMRASGFTFLGLVGAPRYRHAERAAIERAKGWLERINLIHRADEPAASLPYGDQRRLEIARAMCSDPVLLCLDEPAAGLNPRESSELNELLLGIKREGETSLLLIEHDMSVVMEISDHVVVLDYGKKISDGTPDFVKNDPKVIAAYLGVDDEEVEAVEAEVGQ